The window ATCACGGTGACCGGCACCGGCGGAGGGATCACGCACACCGCGTCGGTCTCCTTGACGGTGACCTCGGGAGGCACCGCCCAGCAGCTGCTGCTCAATCCCGGATTCGAGTCCGGGAACGTCTCCTGGACCGCGACCTCCGGAGTCATCGACAGCTCGACCGGCGAGCCGGCGCACTCGGGCTCCTGGAAGGCGTGGCTGAACGGCTACGGCTCGACCCACACCGACACGCTGTACCAGCAGGTGGCGATCCCGTCCAACGTCACGACGGCGACGCTCTCCTTCTGGCTGCATATCGACACGGCCGAGACGACGACCACGACGGCCTACGACAAGCTCTCGGTTCAGATCCGGAACTCGTCGGGAACGGTGCTCGCCACGCTCGCGACGTACTCGAACCTGAACAAGAACACCGGATACGCGCAGAAGAGCTTCAACGTGATCGGCTACAAGGGACAGACGATCCGGGTCTATCTCCTCGGAAAGGAGGATTCGTCGCTCCAGACGTCCTTCGTCGTCGACGACTTTGCCCTGAACGTCCAGTAATTTGCGATTTGTCTTCTTTTTGGCCCCGGCGGCAAGGCCGCCGGGGCATTTTTTTGGGTGCGGCGATCCTCCTTCGCTCTTGCGAGCTTCGGAGGATTGCCGGTGAGATCCGCCCCAGCCCTGGCGAAGGCGGATGCCTCGAGCCGGGCGGGCACGTGCCGCCTGCGAGACCCTGCGAGTGCTGCCCGGCTCTGTCATTCCCGCGAAAGCGGGAATCCACGTCCTTCCCGTCGGGCTGGGTCCCCGCTTTCGCGGGGACGACCGCTTCGCGATCGCCTCACCGGGATCTCGCGGGCGGCACGCATCCCGTCCGCCTTCGCTAGGGCTTCGTCGGATCGAAGCTCAGACGAGGATTTCGCTCCAGCTACGTAATCGGCGATCGATCCGCCATACCTCGTCAGAGCGACGGCAGACCGGGCTCGCGCCTCACCGCGCTTTCGCGTTTGTTCGATTTTCGTGGCGGGACCAGATCGGTGGACGCTGCACCGCCGCCATGCGGTTACCCCAGCGCTTCGTCGATCAGTTTGTCCTGTTCGTCGTGAAAGACCTCGGCCGATCCGGTCGCCGGACTGGCCGACGGCGGGCGCCCGACGTAGCGGAGCGCGAGCCCGCCCCGCAGCTCGGTGAAGCGCTCGGCGACGTGCGACCACGCGCCCATGTTCCGCGGTTCCTCCTGCACCCAGACGAGGTCCGAGGCCCCCGGCAGCGCGTCGAGGGCCGCGCGAAGCTCGGCGGCTGGAAAAGGCGCGAGCTGCTCGACGCGGACGATCGCGGCGCGCGCGTTCTTCTTCGCGCGGGCGGCGGCGAGGTCGTAGTAGATTTTTCCGCCGCACAGGATCACGCGCTCGGCGCCGGCCATCTCCGGATCGCCGACGACCGGCTCGAATCCTCCGGTGGTCATGGCGTCCAGAGGGGAGAACGACGCCGCGAGGCGGAGCAGGCTCTTCGGGGTGAGGATGACGAGCGGAGAAGCCTCGGGCCGCCGCATCTGGCGGCGGAGCAGATGGAAATACTGCGCGGGCGTCGTCGGCTGGCAGAGCTGAAGATTGTCGTCGACCGCGAGGTCGAGGAAGCGCTCCGGCCGGGCGCTGGAGTGCTCCGGGCCCTGGCCTTCCTGCCCGTGCGGCAGGAGGAGTACGAGCCGGCTCGGCTGCCCCCATTTCTCCCGGCCGGACGCGATGAACTGGTCGACGATCACCTGCGCCGCGTTGACGAAGTCGCCGTACTGGGCTTCCCAGAGGGTGAGCGTCCGCGGCGCCGCGACGCTGTAGCCGTACTCGAAGCCGAGAACGCCGGCCTCCGAGAGCGCGCTGTCGAAGACGAAGAAAGGAACGCCGGGAGCGACCGACTCGAGAGGCGTCCACCGCTGTCCCGTCCGCGCGTCGTGGAGCACCATGTGCCGCTGGGAGAAGGTGCCGCGGCTGCTGTCCTCGCCGGAAAGGCGCACGGGGGTCCCTTCGAGGAGAAGCGACCCGAACGCGAACGCCTCCGCGGTCGCCCAGTCGACGGGCATCTCGCCGCGCGCGATCTTTTCCCGGCGCGAGAGGAGCGTGATCACCTTGGGATTGAGGTGGAAACCGCGCGGGACTTTCGCGAGAGCCGCGCCGATCGCGTCGAAAGCCTCCCGCGGAACCGCCGTATCGGGCGCCGCGGCCGGCGCCGGCGCTTCGCGGTCGTCCCACCCGGGAACGCTGCCGGCGCTCGCGATCTCCTTGGCCCGCGCGAGCGCGACCTCGTACCGCCGGCCACGCTCGGCCTTGAGCTCCTCGACCTGTGCCTCGGTGACGACCTTCTCGCGGACGAGCTTCTTCGCGTAGATCCCGAAGACGCCGGGATGCTCGCGGACCCTCTGGTACATCACGGGCTGGGTGTAGCTCGGCTCGTCCCCTTCGCTGTGGCCGTGCCGCCGGAATCCGACGAGATCGATCACGATGTCCTTGTGGAACTCCTGCCGGTAGTCGAGCGCGATCTGGAGGACTCGATGCGCCGCCTCCGGGTCGTCGGAGTTGACGTGAAAGATCGGGACCTGGTTGATCTTCGCCATGTCGGTCGAATAGAGGGAGGAGCGGCCCTCGCCGGGGGAGGTCGTGAAACCGATCTGGTTGTTGACGACGACGTGGATCGTCCCGCCGGTCCGGTACCCCTTCAGTTGCGAGAGATTGAACGTCTCGGCAACGATGCCCTGCCCGGCGAACGCCGCGTCTCCGTGGACGAGGACCGCGAGCGCGCGGTTCCAGACGGCGGGTCCGCGTCCCCCGCGCGCGTCCTGCCGGGCGCGGACGATCCCCTCGACGACGGGGTCGACGAACTCGAGGTGCGACGGATTCGGCACGACCTCGATCGAGACGCGCCGTCCGTCGGCGAGCTCGCGCACGCCCTGCGCGCCGCGGTGGTATTTCACGTCCCCCTCGTCGGCGGGAAAGTCGGGGTGCACGATCCCCTCGAAGCTCGCGAAGATGCGCTCGCAGAAACGGCCGATCACGTTGGCGATCACGTTCAGGCGCCCCCGATGCGACATTCCGATCGTGATCTCCTCGATTCCGCGCGAGCCGGCGCCGGCGACGAGCTGGTCGAGCAACGGAATCAGGGTTTCGCCCCCTTCGATCGAGAAGCGCTTCTGCCCGAGGAACCGGTTGTGCAGGAAGTGCTCGAAGACCTCGGCCGAGAGGAGCTTCCAGAGGATGTGCTGGCGAACGTCGGCGGGCGGAGGCTCCGGGACCGCTCCGATCCGGCGCCGCAGCCACTCTTTCTCGGCGCCGTCCTGGATGAACCGGTACTCGACGCCGACTTTCCCGCAGTAGGAACGGCGCATGATCTCGAGGATCTTCCGGAGGGGAAGCGTCTCCGCGCCGCCGAGCCCTCCCGTGATGAACTCGCGGTCGAGGTCCCAGATCGTCAGGCCGTAGGTTTCGAGGTCGAGCTCGGGGACGTGCGGGACCGGCGCGGCGCGCAGCGGGTCGATGTCGGCAACGAGATGGCCGCGCACGCGGTAGGCGTTGATCAGCTCGAGGACCCGGGCCTGGTTCTCGATCTCACGGAGGCGCGAGACGTCGCCGGCGACGATCGCCGGGTTCCGGTCGACGGCCCAGTGGAAGGGACGGTACGGGATCGCGAGGTCTTCGAAGATCTCCTCGTAGAACGCGTGCTCGCCGAGGAGCAGCGCCTCGATGCGCCCCAGGAAGGTCCCCGACTCCGCCCCCTGGATGATCCGGTGGTCGTACGTGCAGGAGAGCGTCATCACCTTGCTGATGCCGAGGTTCGAGATCGCCTCGGGCGCCATGGCGGAGAACCCGGCGGGGTAGTCGATCGCCCCGGTCGCGAGGATCAGGCCCTGCCCGGGCATCAGACGCGCGATCGACGACGTCGTCCCCATCGGCCCGGGATTCGTGAGCGAGACGGTCGTTCCCTGGAAATCGGCGATCACGAGCTTGCCGGTGCGCGCGCGGGCGATGACGTCGTCCATCGCCCGCACGAACTCGGTGAACGTCATCGTCCCCGCTCCCTTGACGTTCGGAACGAGGAGGGTCCGGGTCCCGTCGCGCTTTTCGACGTCGACGGCGAGCCCGAAGTGGATCTCCCCGCGCACGATGCGCTCCGGCGGCTCGGCGGACCCGCCGAACGCGTCGTTCAATCGGGGAAAGTCGTGCAGTGCGCACAGCGCCGCCCACGCGACGACGTGTGTGAAGGAGATCTTGCTCTGGTCGTTGGCCGCGCGGTAGTCGTTGGCGAGCCGCCGGTTCTCCTCGAGGAGCTTGATCGGGACCTGCCGCTGCGAAGTCGCCGTAGGCATCTCGAGGCTTGCCCGCATGTTCTGCGCGATCTGGAGCGCCGCGCCGAGGATCGGGTGCCGCTCGCCGGCCGGGGCCGGTTCGGCCGGCCGGGTCGGGGAAGGGAGCGGGGGAGCCGCGGCGGCCGGCGGAGGCGGAGCGGGCGCGGCCGGAACCGGCGGGGGCGGCCCCGTCAGGTCGTCGAAGTATTCGCGCCAGTCGTCGTCGACGAGCGCGGGATCGCTCCGATACCGATCGAAGAGCTCGAGAGCGTAATCGGCGTTGATCCCGTATTCATCGAGGATCGTTTCCGTCGGGTCGGGGCGGGGCGGGCGAACGGTGGCCAACGATGCAGGCGTTCCTCTCCGGGGAGACAACCCCTTCGAAACCTATATCATTCCCGGATGAAACACGCATTCCGGGCGTTCCTCCTCCTCGTTTTCGCGGCCCCCGCTCTCGCCTCCGCGGCACCGCGCACGATGCGGTTCGACTACTTCCACACCGGGAATGCGCGGGAGGAGCATTTCAGCTGGGGACGAGTGGTGCTCGAGCCGCTGGCCTGGCCCGGCAATCCGTCGCGGCCCCTCGACGACCTCAATCTCGGAAAGTACTTCTTCGAGGTGCGAGACGCCGCCTCGGGCCGCCCCCTCTACTCGCGCGGGTTCGCCTCGATCTACGGCGAGTGGGAGACGACCGACGAGGCGAAGACGATCGACCGGACCTTCGAGGAGTCGCTCCGGTTTCCGGTCCCCGACGCGCCGGTGACCGTCGTCATCTCGAAGCGCGATGCCGCCAACGCTTTCCGGGAGCTCTGGCGAACGACGATCGACCCGAAGGGCATGTTCGTCGACGCTTCGATCCCTCCCGCGCCCGCCCCTCTGCTGGCGCTGCAGAAGTCGGGTGACCCGTCGGCAAAGGTCGATTTTCTCATCCTGGGCGACGGATACGCCGCCGCCGAGGCACCGAAGTTCGAGAAGGACGCGCGCAAGCTCATGGAGATCCTCTTCTCGACCTCCCCGTTCAAGGAGCACCGCGCCGACTTCAACGTCTGGGGGCTGTGCCCGCCGTCCCCCGAGTCGGGGATCTCGCGGCCGTCGACGGGCGTCCACCGCCGCAATCCGGTCGGATCCTCCTACGACGCCTTCGGTTCCGAGCGCTACGTGCTGACGTTCGACAACCATGCGTTCCGCGAGATCGCGCAGTTCGCGCCCTACGACTTCGTCGAGATCCTCGTCAACGCGAACACCTACGGAGGCGGAGGGATCTACAACCTCTACAGCACTGTCGCGGCCGACAGCGCGTGGGCACCGTACATCTTCGTCCACGAGTTCGGGCACCATTTTTCGGGGTTGGCCGACGAGTACTACACGTCCGACGTGGCCTACGACACCGCCGGCGAGCTCGTCGAGCCGTGGGAGCCGAACGCGACGGCGATGAAGGACCCGGCGAAGCTCAAGTGGAAGGACCTCGTCTCACCCGGGACCCCGATCCCGACGCCGTGGACGAAGGAGGAGTTCGAGACCCGTTCCCGCGAGGTCCAGGCGAAACGGCGCGCGATCCGCGCCGCCAGCCGCCCCGAGTCGGAGATGGACGCGCTCTTCCGGGCCGAGCGCGAGGAAGAGACGAAGCTCCTCGGAACCGACCGCTACTCTGGAAAGGTGGGAGCGTTCGAGGGGGCGAACTACCGCGCGAAGGGCTATTACCGCCCGCAGGAGGACTGCATCATGTTCACGCGCGACGAGGTCGGATTCTGCGCGGTGTGCCGGCGGGCGCTCGAGCGGGTGATCGCGCTGTACACGGCGCGATGACGGTCGGCGCGGCGATACCGTCGCGGGAGCGTGCTCGGGGGACGGGAGCGCGTGGCGGAGTCGCGGCGCCGTCGAACGAGCGACGGGACCGCGCCGCCGCCACTCCCTTCGCCTTCGCTCCCGCTCCCGCGGCGCAAGTCGTCTCGCGCAGCGATCGCGCGAGACTTCGTCGCGCCGCGAAGGCCCGCCTCCGAACGACCGTGTTCTCGGAAGCTTCCGACCCTCTCGGCCTCTCCCATTCCTGCGTCCGGCGGCCGAAGAGATCCGAGCCCGCGAACCGTCGCGGGGAGCGGGCTCGGTGGAGTGGCGGCGGATCGGGCTCGCGCCTCGCCGGCCTTCGTCACAGAGGCAACGAATCTCCAGCCTCGTCGCCAGTACTTCTTCCTCACCGGGGAGGAAGGGGCCGGCGTTGAACCTGCCGCTCGCTCGACGCCTGCGGGGCATGGCGCTTGCTTGATTTCGACCTCATGAACACCGTCGTCGACAGGGAAGAAGTCCGGATTCCCGCGGGAGACGCGACGCTCACGGGCGAGCTCCGCGTGCCGGAGGGCTCGCGCGGCGTGGTCGTCTTCGCGCACGGCTCGGGCAGCGGCCGGCTCAGTCCGCGGAATCGATTCGTCGCGTCCGCGCTCTGCGACGACGGGCTCGGCACGCTGCTCTTCGACCTGCTCACTCCGGAAGAAGGGGAGATCGACTTCGACACCGCCCATCTGCGGTTCGACATCCGTTTCCTCGCCGAACGGCTCGAACGCGCGACGCGCTGGCTTTTGGCGGAGCGGCCGGAGATCGCGCCGGTCGGCTACTTCGGCGCGAGCACCGGCGCTGCGGCGGCGCTCGTGGCGGCCGCGCGTCTTCCGGCGGCGATCGGCGC is drawn from Thermoanaerobaculia bacterium and contains these coding sequences:
- a CDS encoding multifunctional oxoglutarate decarboxylase/oxoglutarate dehydrogenase thiamine pyrophosphate-binding subunit/dihydrolipoyllysine-residue succinyltransferase subunit, giving the protein MATVRPPRPDPTETILDEYGINADYALELFDRYRSDPALVDDDWREYFDDLTGPPPPVPAAPAPPPPAAAAPPLPSPTRPAEPAPAGERHPILGAALQIAQNMRASLEMPTATSQRQVPIKLLEENRRLANDYRAANDQSKISFTHVVAWAALCALHDFPRLNDAFGGSAEPPERIVRGEIHFGLAVDVEKRDGTRTLLVPNVKGAGTMTFTEFVRAMDDVIARARTGKLVIADFQGTTVSLTNPGPMGTTSSIARLMPGQGLILATGAIDYPAGFSAMAPEAISNLGISKVMTLSCTYDHRIIQGAESGTFLGRIEALLLGEHAFYEEIFEDLAIPYRPFHWAVDRNPAIVAGDVSRLREIENQARVLELINAYRVRGHLVADIDPLRAAPVPHVPELDLETYGLTIWDLDREFITGGLGGAETLPLRKILEIMRRSYCGKVGVEYRFIQDGAEKEWLRRRIGAVPEPPPADVRQHILWKLLSAEVFEHFLHNRFLGQKRFSIEGGETLIPLLDQLVAGAGSRGIEEITIGMSHRGRLNVIANVIGRFCERIFASFEGIVHPDFPADEGDVKYHRGAQGVRELADGRRVSIEVVPNPSHLEFVDPVVEGIVRARQDARGGRGPAVWNRALAVLVHGDAAFAGQGIVAETFNLSQLKGYRTGGTIHVVVNNQIGFTTSPGEGRSSLYSTDMAKINQVPIFHVNSDDPEAAHRVLQIALDYRQEFHKDIVIDLVGFRRHGHSEGDEPSYTQPVMYQRVREHPGVFGIYAKKLVREKVVTEAQVEELKAERGRRYEVALARAKEIASAGSVPGWDDREAPAPAAAPDTAVPREAFDAIGAALAKVPRGFHLNPKVITLLSRREKIARGEMPVDWATAEAFAFGSLLLEGTPVRLSGEDSSRGTFSQRHMVLHDARTGQRWTPLESVAPGVPFFVFDSALSEAGVLGFEYGYSVAAPRTLTLWEAQYGDFVNAAQVIVDQFIASGREKWGQPSRLVLLLPHGQEGQGPEHSSARPERFLDLAVDDNLQLCQPTTPAQYFHLLRRQMRRPEASPLVILTPKSLLRLAASFSPLDAMTTGGFEPVVGDPEMAGAERVILCGGKIYYDLAAARAKKNARAAIVRVEQLAPFPAAELRAALDALPGASDLVWVQEEPRNMGAWSHVAERFTELRGGLALRYVGRPPSASPATGSAEVFHDEQDKLIDEALG
- a CDS encoding IgA Peptidase M64, with translation MKHAFRAFLLLVFAAPALASAAPRTMRFDYFHTGNAREEHFSWGRVVLEPLAWPGNPSRPLDDLNLGKYFFEVRDAASGRPLYSRGFASIYGEWETTDEAKTIDRTFEESLRFPVPDAPVTVVISKRDAANAFRELWRTTIDPKGMFVDASIPPAPAPLLALQKSGDPSAKVDFLILGDGYAAAEAPKFEKDARKLMEILFSTSPFKEHRADFNVWGLCPPSPESGISRPSTGVHRRNPVGSSYDAFGSERYVLTFDNHAFREIAQFAPYDFVEILVNANTYGGGGIYNLYSTVAADSAWAPYIFVHEFGHHFSGLADEYYTSDVAYDTAGELVEPWEPNATAMKDPAKLKWKDLVSPGTPIPTPWTKEEFETRSREVQAKRRAIRAASRPESEMDALFRAEREEETKLLGTDRYSGKVGAFEGANYRAKGYYRPQEDCIMFTRDEVGFCAVCRRALERVIALYTAR
- a CDS encoding hydrolase, producing MNTVVDREEVRIPAGDATLTGELRVPEGSRGVVVFAHGSGSGRLSPRNRFVASALCDDGLGTLLFDLLTPEEGEIDFDTAHLRFDIRFLAERLERATRWLLAERPEIAPVGYFGASTGAAAALVAAARLPAAIGAIVSRGGRPDLAGDALSAVAAPTLLIVGEQDPAVLAENEAALAQ